GCAATGGGATCTTCCTTACTACTAACAACAATGGTACGAATGCCAACAAGCTTTGACAATTTCTCAGATGAGTCATGTCGACTGATTGCTTTCAATTGTCGCATAATTATCCGCGGAGAATCAGCAAGATCACGCCCAACAATGCTCCCCGTTTGCGCCGACAATTGATCAAATGAGTCAACTCCTGATAAAAATTTTTTGGAATACAAAATTTCCAGAAACGCTTTTCTCCTCATCCTTTTTGTACCAACGCGAGTTCTTAGACCAAGCCAAAAAATCCGTGAGTTCATCTGTATTGCTTGGTGACCTTGCGAAAAGGTGCATAACAGTGATAGCGATTTCACTCGCTCAGGGTGCTGTATAGCAAATTCGTGCGCAATTGTGCCGCCCATCGAGTGCCCTACAATATGAGCGGACTTCAGCTGCAAGTGATCCAAAAGGGCTACTGTGTCAGTGACCATACTCTCGATAGTAAGATCTCCGCTCCTGTCTACACTCTGTCCGATACCACGATTATCAAACGTGATAGCCTGGAACTCTTTAGATAGCTCCTTAACTTGAGGTGACCAACCACGACCGACGACCCCTACCCCTTGAATGAAAATCACAGGATCACCCGCCCCAGTGACTTCATAGAATAAATCGACATCTTTAGTTTTCAAGATTGGCAAGACCGCTCCGCTGTAAATAAAATCCTATTGCATATTCAAACATAGTTCAACCGCAGTTTGAAGCTCCCGAATTGGGGACACCAATCACTTCTTGACATTTCGATGATTTACGCAAGAAAACTGATCTTCTCCCAAGAAAAAGACAAAAAAACCGGCACAATTTTCAAGAAGCCAAATCCACTTTTTCAAACTCAACCGAAGTCATGCGCACAAGAGCTGAAAATCGTCTGCAACGTTTGTATCAAGTCTCGATCCACTCAAAGATAGCATGCTTAGCCTCTTTTTGAGATCAAAAATTTCGTCTGTAGACCAGTTCTGTTTTTAGCGAGGCGAAGAAACTCTCGACATGGGTATTATCGTAGCAAATTCCTTTACGAGACATAGCGGCAATGATTCCCTCTAGGCGATTCAAGGACATTTCCAGAGCCTTCAAAATTAGGTCAGCTTCCATGTCTTCATCACATGAGAAGCATCCTACTTTACAATGATAAATATCAAGAAAGATTGCAAGAAATAGTCATCCTCTTTGCAGTGGGAATATCGGATATTTCTCCGCCTCGAATTTCGCTAGGGGGATCGGCGTTGGCCTCCAAAGTTCAGAGCAACATGCAGGATCAAGCCTCAAGAATTGACATATCGAGCGAGCCTGACAATAATTTGCCATGGCACCAAAGAGACAAATCATTTCTCCGGAGCACACTGCAGTACGAGTTGCTTTATGGAGAGCTCTGCATGTGCAGATTGACCCGAAACCGCATGTACTTACTGATGAGATCGGTTCAAAACTTGTTGCTGAAAAAGATTGGCTCAAACGTGCTGACATGAATCCCGAGTTTTCAATGCCAATGCGTGCGTCCGTAGTGGGAAGATCTCGCTTTATTGAAGACATGGTTGCAGAAGAGACAAATAAAGGGAACGGAGCAATACGTAATTCTCGGTGCCGGGCTAGACACCTTTGCACAGCGACGCCCGGAGATCGCCTCACGTCTGCACGTCTTCGAAGTTGATCAACCTGGTCCTCAGGCCTGGAAGCGAAAGCGACTGACAGAAATTGGTTTCGAAACCCCAGATTGGCTTCATTTTGTGCCAGTCGATTTTGAGGCTGGCCAATCCTGGTGGGAAAAGCTAAATGAAGCTGGTTTTGATGCAAATCAACCCGCCATTGTTGTTTCAACGGGGGTCTCGATGTACCTAACGAAAAATGCAAACTTAGCTACATTTGAGCAGATTGCAAAGCTAGCTCCGGGTTCAATCTTCACAACAACCTTCATGCTAACACTTGAACTTCTTGATCCTAAAGAGAGGTCAATCATGGAGTTCGTGTTGAAAAAGGCAGAAGAATCAGGAACTCCATTTTTGAGTCTCTTTTCTCCACCTGAAATATTGAGTTTGGCAAAAAGGGCTGGATTTAGAAAATCTCTCTATGTATCCGCCGATGAACTTTATCAAAAATATTTTTCTAAGCGCTCGGATGGTCTAAGAGCCGGAAGCGCAGAAGCTTTCTTGATTGCCACGACCTAATTGAATGGACATAATCTAATAACTCAACTCAAAAGAGAGCCAATAGGAATATTGGTACTTGATTCATCGATCTCGGCAAGTCTAAGTAAACAGTTCGGGCACCGTTCCTTGCATTTGCCCAAGTGTTTCGCTGTTGTGTCCAACAGCTTTCATCGCCGAAATTGTGACTAGAGCGGGATGGACGCCGGTCTTAACAATGTGTTTGCCTGGCTTAAGACCACCTACGCGTCCTGCCACCAACATCGCCATATTCTCCGTGGAATGTGTACCAATAGCAGCTCCGGTATCACCTGGACTATTTAAAAGGCGTCCATGTCCGCCTTCAAATACAAGTAGCAAGGCTGAGCTATCGAGCAAGGTACCGGTTCCTTCGGCTGTCGATTTCAATTTGGCAACGAGGTAGGCAAATTGATCGACATGCCAAGCATGGATCAGAGACATAGCATAGGAATTACTGTCAGATGCAGACAAGTTGGGATTCATTATCGTGACGGGAGTACCCGCTGGCGCCTGTCTTGGAGCTCCCCCTGCATTGTGACCAATTTCATGCGGTTCGCAACCATCTGTGATGTTTGAAAAGGAAGGATTTACCGACAATGCCGACATATGACATTGTGAGGTCGTTAACATCAAAGTGGCGGCCCGAGTGAGATCACAAACAAAGGCCATGTGAATAAGGTCCATAAATATCAAATTTCGCTCCCTTTCGTTGCTGTAGCGAGCCGCAATATTGATGGTTGGATCGGCTCCTGGGTCTGAGGGCTTTGAGCAAGCAGACATGGAAGGAGGAGGAATGCTATTTGATATTCTCGACTCAAGACTGCGAATTTCATCCAAATGTTGAGTGAGCCTCTGCTGATCAGACACGCCCAGCAAATTTAAGAGACGATTACGATCATTTAATACGGCATCGAGAATGCTTCGACGCTTGACTAACTCGGCAGCCACAATCGGATCGATATTGCCACCTGGCGGGGTAAAACTACCAAACAAGGATAGAAAGGCCGCATGAGGAGAAGTCTGATTAGATATTCGAGAGATACTTCCATTGGAGTTTCGCTTGAAAGCCATGATATCTCTGCCGTAGAAATCATACCCAGGCAAATAGAAATTTGGTTGCCCCTGATAATTCAAAGATAGAAATCGCGTGTTAGCGCCGAGCGTGCGACCAATGATCTGATCGGCACTTTCTCCAATATTGTCTCCCTCCTGAGCGCCTGAAGATGCAATATTGCAGGTTCCATTGAGCATCGGCCAATGAGCATAAGGGTGATATTCGGGGCCACGATTTCCAGGTCCACTTCCTGTTGGAATGTAGAGTCCCGAAACCACGCTGACATCACTCTTAACATTACGAGTTTCAAGAGGACGAAGTCCAACCGATGTGACGTAATTCGCCCCAGCTGAGGGAGGGACAAAAAAATTCCTCCTGTCTCCGTCGGCACCAAGAGATTGACCCACAAAAAAAACACCAATTCTTTTGGCTGGGGCTGCCTGGGCATTTGCCAATTGGCCATCCAACATAATTTCAAGAGTTGGAAGGGCAATGGAAATACCTCCCAAGCCTCGCAAAAAAGTGCGCCGGTTTAGTTTGATATCTTTCATGGTGCCCCCAGACGAAAATTTGAATCGCCGACAAATTCGAGAACAAAATCCTGGAATGTTCCTTGGCTTGTTATCTTGCGAGCGAGCAATTCAATAAAGGCGGCGTCTTTCGATGAGGATTTCAAGCCAAATGCGAAGTGAAAATACTGCATCGCCATGCAGGTCTGCAGGCGACCACTATTAGAAACAAGATCTGAAAGAGCAACTGGACCATTGAAATCACCATGGCCGACGAGACTTCCTTGTCCATCAATCGGACAACTGGTGTTATCTGTTCCGTCTCCATTTTTATCAAAAGTTCTAAACCTACCAGCAAAATCGTACTGCTCCAATCCAAAACCAATTGGATCCATATGGTTGTGGCAGCTGAAGCATGAGGTGTTAGTGGCCGCATGGGCCTGGTATCTGATTTTTTTGCAGTTGGGTCCATTTTCAGGAGGCTTTGGAGGCTGGTCAACATCGGTGGTGGGAGGGGGTGATGGAATCTCCTGACAGAGCAATCTATTCTTAACAAACTTACCTCGTTGCGTTGGGCTGGTGTCTCCAAATTTCGCGCCAGCAGAAAGGTACGCACCGGTAGACAGAATTCCGCGTCGACCTGCTGGCAATGTTCGCCAAGAAGTGCTTCCTGTTTGAGACAGTCCGTAAACAGCTGCTACATTGTCATCCATAAGCGATTCTGTTATTTCAAAAATTTGTTCCCAGGGCTTTTATCTGTAAACACAATTTTTTGAACGATTGAATCAGCTTCCGATTTGAGTGATGACGAAAGACTGGCCTCATGTCCAAGTTTTTCATAGGCTAACCATTCCGCATGAAACTGTTTAGCGCGATCAACAGCTCTTGGATCTCCAAGCATCGTTCGAGCCTTGTTCTGAACCTGTTCTCGTGTATGGAGAATGTTATTTTCGGCGTCCTCTAAAAGTGAAACGCTGGGACTTGAGCCCCAAATCAGGAAAGCCATTCGCTCAGCGATGATAAAATCCAGTTCTCTGGCATCCGTGAAATTTTCAAATCGATAAATAAATTTGGGGTGTGAAAGAAAAAATCGCAGTGCGAAGTCAACACCGCTTTCAAAACTTCCTGAACTAGCAGCCTGGGACAAGGCCAAATCTACCCAATGACCAATTAATTCAGGCGCCTCCTTGCGGCGAAATAACTGCAGACTCAATTGAGAGACAATTCGAGACATGCAAGATCGATCGGAGGTTGAAGATCCCCGACAAGCAAGCTTGGAATCTCTTCTGGCCTGATCAGTCAAGAGTCTTGAGCTGACATCCTGAGCCAGACGTTCAATTCCTTCGATGAGAGGAGTAGAGGTCGTGTGAGATTCGACATCATTATCATATGGTGCAACGGCATCTGCTGGTAGGAGACGAAACGCCGGATTTGTTGTTTCCCCAAAAAAGTCGCGAAGAGAACGGTCAATTTCGGAATTTGACAGTCTCTTAAACGCGCCCTGATCGCCAAAAATAGTGTTTTCGCTTGAATTTCGACTGCTCGAACTCTTGTATTTTCCACAATTTTGAAAACTCAAAACGATTGTCACTGATAGTAACAGAAACGCAAAGTATA
This region of Bdellovibrionales bacterium genomic DNA includes:
- a CDS encoding alpha/beta hydrolase — encoded protein: MKTKDVDLFYEVTGAGDPVIFIQGVGVVGRGWSPQVKELSKEFQAITFDNRGIGQSVDRSGDLTIESMVTDTVALLDHLQLKSAHIVGHSMGGTIAHEFAIQHPERVKSLSLLCTFSQGHQAIQMNSRIFWLGLRTRVGTKRMRRKAFLEILYSKKFLSGVDSFDQLSAQTGSIVGRDLADSPRIIMRQLKAISRHDSSEKLSKLVGIRTIVVSSKEDPIALPKFGQDLTRRIPNAKYFEIEDASHGIVLERPHEVNRILSNFMNGKDK
- a CDS encoding DUF1552 domain-containing protein, which encodes MKDIKLNRRTFLRGLGGISIALPTLEIMLDGQLANAQAAPAKRIGVFFVGQSLGADGDRRNFFVPPSAGANYVTSVGLRPLETRNVKSDVSVVSGLYIPTGSGPGNRGPEYHPYAHWPMLNGTCNIASSGAQEGDNIGESADQIIGRTLGANTRFLSLNYQGQPNFYLPGYDFYGRDIMAFKRNSNGSISRISNQTSPHAAFLSLFGSFTPPGGNIDPIVAAELVKRRSILDAVLNDRNRLLNLLGVSDQQRLTQHLDEIRSLESRISNSIPPPSMSACSKPSDPGADPTINIAARYSNERERNLIFMDLIHMAFVCDLTRAATLMLTTSQCHMSALSVNPSFSNITDGCEPHEIGHNAGGAPRQAPAGTPVTIMNPNLSASDSNSYAMSLIHAWHVDQFAYLVAKLKSTAEGTGTLLDSSALLLVFEGGHGRLLNSPGDTGAAIGTHSTENMAMLVAGRVGGLKPGKHIVKTGVHPALVTISAMKAVGHNSETLGQMQGTVPELFT
- a CDS encoding DUF1588 domain-containing protein — its product is MDDNVAAVYGLSQTGSTSWRTLPAGRRGILSTGAYLSAGAKFGDTSPTQRGKFVKNRLLCQEIPSPPPTTDVDQPPKPPENGPNCKKIRYQAHAATNTSCFSCHNHMDPIGFGLEQYDFAGRFRTFDKNGDGTDNTSCPIDGQGSLVGHGDFNGPVALSDLVSNSGRLQTCMAMQYFHFAFGLKSSSKDAAFIELLARKITSQGTFQDFVLEFVGDSNFRLGAP
- a CDS encoding DUF1592 domain-containing protein, which codes for MVRLLVGKGLYFAFLLLSVTIVLSFQNCGKYKSSSSRNSSENTIFGDQGAFKRLSNSEIDRSLRDFFGETTNPAFRLLPADAVAPYDNDVESHTTSTPLIEGIERLAQDVSSRLLTDQARRDSKLACRGSSTSDRSCMSRIVSQLSLQLFRRKEAPELIGHWVDLALSQAASSGSFESGVDFALRFFLSHPKFIYRFENFTDARELDFIIAERMAFLIWGSSPSVSLLEDAENNILHTREQVQNKARTMLGDPRAVDRAKQFHAEWLAYEKLGHEASLSSSLKSEADSIVQKIVFTDKSPGNKFLK